In Nitrospira sp., one genomic interval encodes:
- a CDS encoding sigma-54-dependent Fis family transcriptional regulator: MTEDWGAVLVVDDDADMRSLVCDVLQARGHQCTGVGSGQDALQRLMEEDYAVVLTDLRMKGMLGTELLAEIKRTYPDIGVILMTAFGSVETAVEAMRHGASDYMTKPVKTEELVRVVERAIREAALRREVSRLRKEVHREYSFHQILGKSKPMQAIFDLIRRVADSPTNVLITGESGTGKELVAKAIHYNSDRRDAPFVPVNCAAIPEQLLESELFGHMRGAFTDAKMDKRGLFEEAQKGTLFLDEISELPLMLQAKLLRAIQEKEIRRVGATKSIPVDVRIIAATNLNLGDEVKNRRFREDFYYRLNVIEVRLPPLRERREDIPILVDAFLKKCAQTRGKQVKGVSEAALAMLVDYVWPGNVRELENVIERAVTLSHGEKIMPDDLPPSVQGARGDRRILDEAAERTLPLHEVEKEYIVKILEKTGGNKYQAAHVLGIDRKTLYRKLAEIEGKPHSDE; the protein is encoded by the coding sequence ATGACTGAAGATTGGGGCGCAGTCCTGGTGGTCGATGACGACGCCGATATGCGGAGTCTGGTTTGCGACGTCCTCCAGGCGCGGGGACATCAATGCACAGGAGTCGGGAGCGGACAAGACGCGCTCCAGCGCCTGATGGAAGAAGATTATGCCGTGGTTCTCACCGACCTCCGCATGAAGGGGATGTTGGGCACCGAATTGTTGGCGGAAATCAAACGGACCTATCCGGATATCGGCGTGATCCTGATGACGGCGTTCGGATCCGTCGAGACGGCCGTGGAAGCGATGCGGCATGGCGCCAGCGACTACATGACCAAGCCGGTCAAGACCGAAGAGTTGGTGCGGGTCGTGGAACGGGCGATCCGAGAAGCGGCCCTTCGGCGCGAGGTCAGCCGCCTGCGCAAGGAAGTGCACCGCGAATACAGCTTTCACCAGATCTTGGGTAAGAGCAAGCCCATGCAGGCGATCTTCGACTTGATTCGACGGGTGGCCGACAGTCCTACCAATGTGTTGATTACCGGGGAAAGCGGCACGGGCAAGGAGTTGGTCGCCAAGGCGATTCATTACAATAGCGACCGGCGCGACGCGCCCTTTGTGCCGGTCAATTGCGCCGCCATTCCCGAACAACTGTTGGAAAGCGAGCTCTTCGGCCACATGCGCGGCGCTTTCACGGATGCCAAGATGGATAAGCGCGGCCTGTTCGAAGAGGCCCAGAAGGGGACCTTGTTCTTGGATGAAATCAGCGAACTCCCGCTCATGCTCCAGGCCAAGCTGCTGCGCGCGATTCAGGAAAAGGAGATCCGTCGTGTGGGTGCGACCAAGTCGATTCCCGTCGACGTGCGCATCATTGCGGCCACCAACCTCAATCTCGGCGACGAAGTGAAGAATCGGCGCTTCCGGGAGGATTTTTACTACCGACTGAACGTCATCGAGGTGCGCTTGCCGCCGTTGCGCGAGCGTCGGGAGGATATCCCCATTCTTGTGGATGCATTCTTGAAGAAATGCGCGCAGACGCGGGGAAAGCAGGTCAAGGGTGTCAGCGAAGCGGCGCTGGCCATGTTGGTCGATTATGTCTGGCCGGGCAATGTGCGCGAGTTGGAAAACGTGATCGAGCGCGCCGTGACCTTGAGCCATGGCGAAAAGATCATGCCGGACGATCTGCCTCCGTCGGTGCAGGGTGCGCGCGGAGACCGGCGGATCTTGGATGAAGCCGCCGAGCGGACATTGCCGCTGCACGAAGTGGAGAAGGAATACATCGTCAAGATCCTGGAGAAGACGGGCGGCAACAAGTACCAAGCCGCGCATGTGTTGGGGATCGACCGCAAGACGTTGTACCGTAAACTGGCCGAAATCGAAGGCAAGCCCCACTCGGACGAGTAG
- a CDS encoding ABC transporter permease, with protein MGFLWLTIQSALRVLRRNPLRAGLTMLGIVIGVGAVVGMVSLGQGATASVQREIASLGTNVLIVIPGATTVTGVRGGLGTVSTLTVEDARDIEKRVGDVSLVTYATRSVLQVVHEHKNWNTVALGTTANFPDLRNWPIADGNFFTQADEDAATKVVVLGKTVADNLFERGEDIIGSQIRIKNVPLRVIGVLASKGQSLSGQDQDDVVILPFTTAERKVLGTKFLGTVGIIMVATHHRYSIPTAVEEISELLRARHRIHPAEENDFTIRTMEDVAKTVAGASRTMMVMLLSIASISLVVGGIGIMNILLVSVTERTREIGIRMAVGAKRGHILLQFLVEAVILTAIGGVAGVIFGIAGARLLTRMIGWPTIISSQAVAVAFLFSLVVGVFFGLYPANKASRMNPIEALHYE; from the coding sequence ATGGGCTTTCTCTGGCTCACCATCCAGTCTGCCTTACGCGTGCTACGGCGCAATCCTCTGCGCGCCGGGCTGACCATGCTCGGCATCGTCATCGGGGTCGGTGCGGTGGTGGGCATGGTGAGTCTCGGCCAGGGCGCCACCGCCTCCGTTCAGCGGGAAATCGCCAGTCTCGGCACCAACGTGCTCATCGTCATTCCCGGCGCCACGACCGTCACCGGCGTCCGCGGCGGCCTCGGCACCGTCTCGACTTTGACCGTGGAAGACGCCCGTGACATTGAAAAACGAGTGGGCGACGTGAGCCTGGTGACCTATGCCACCAGGTCGGTGCTGCAGGTCGTGCATGAGCACAAAAATTGGAACACGGTGGCGCTCGGCACAACCGCGAACTTCCCTGACCTGCGCAACTGGCCGATTGCCGACGGGAACTTTTTCACGCAAGCGGACGAAGACGCAGCCACCAAGGTCGTGGTGCTCGGGAAAACGGTCGCCGACAACCTCTTCGAGCGGGGCGAAGACATCATCGGTTCACAGATTCGCATCAAGAACGTGCCGCTACGCGTGATCGGCGTCCTCGCCTCCAAGGGACAGTCTCTGTCCGGCCAGGACCAGGACGATGTCGTCATCCTGCCCTTCACGACCGCCGAACGGAAGGTACTGGGAACCAAGTTCCTCGGAACCGTCGGCATCATCATGGTCGCCACCCACCACCGCTACAGCATTCCGACCGCCGTGGAAGAGATCTCGGAACTCCTTCGCGCCCGCCACCGCATTCACCCGGCCGAGGAGAACGATTTTACGATCCGCACCATGGAAGACGTGGCCAAGACCGTCGCGGGGGCCAGCCGCACCATGATGGTGATGCTGTTGAGCATCGCCTCCATTTCGCTCGTCGTCGGCGGTATCGGGATCATGAACATTCTCCTGGTATCGGTCACGGAACGGACCAGGGAGATCGGCATCCGCATGGCGGTCGGGGCGAAACGTGGCCACATCCTGTTGCAGTTTCTCGTGGAGGCGGTGATCCTCACGGCCATCGGCGGAGTGGCCGGCGTGATCTTCGGCATTGCCGGGGCACGGCTCCTGACCCGCATGATCGGCTGGCCGACCATTATTTCCTCTCAAGCCGTGGCGGTCGCCTTTCTTTTCTCGCTGGTCGTCGGCGTGTTCTTCGGCCTCTACCCGGCCAACAAGGCCTCGCGCATGAATCCGATCGAAGCGCTGCATTATGAGTAG
- a CDS encoding PAS domain S-box protein — protein sequence MQFPHQKSFLTEYGLSIILTLAIFILDLLTPSGVVEWLLYAVPLALTLSASRIHAPLYWAGVITLLIIVGYAVSPPGVLPLYSAINRLLGIGLMWAFAVALVSRRLTQVQAAATREQMAHELTVVQAERTQAESAKEAAVQARAHAEAAVLGAVAGQRRAEEETLEERLRLEGVVQSAMDAIITIDEAERIILFNQAAEQMFKWQADEVLGQPLNQLIPERFRAAHTEHIRQFGRSCITNRQMGALGMVVGLRADGIEFPIEAAISQVAVSGHRYYTVILRDITGRRRLEQELAEREALLRAIVEAEPECVKVLDLNGVVRTINAAGLAMVGASGTQEIVGTDACDLVADEFRPAFRSLIRQAGLGTAGRLQFEMVGLKGRRRWLETHAVPLSGVDGAIHAVLGVTRDVTEQKKAETLLRQSEERYRRLLAVLPDAILVIRGDRIIYLNEQGQRLFGRTLPADLMGKSPYDLLHQSCHDSVRARLRHLLETGSTFPEEEAQIVRCDGTVVDVGLSASYFRDEEGGGILLLLRDITERKLAEQRVRESEERLQSLLDAMEDVVWSSALDLSAIYYISPSAAQIYGRPAEDFIRQPGLWTELIHAEDRPSIERALQDLRTTGEFDVEYRVGLLNGETRWVHDRRRIIKDEAGRPLRIDGIATDITERKHLQAQLRRTERVAELGTVASGMAHEIGTPMNVILGRAEYLMERTKEESVKKGLQTIVSQVERITRVMSQLLAFARRRPVEHRALDLRQTIEDNLEIFQERLAHNDITAETEFADDCPLVHADGDQMSQVLINLVMNAIHAMPTGGRLRVALAPDRGVVKLTVADTGHGMPRDIIAKIFDPFFTTKEFGKGTGLGLTVVKGIIEEHGGTIQVESEPDQGTRFTICLPLHADKGAVTS from the coding sequence GTGCAGTTTCCCCACCAGAAGTCTTTTCTGACCGAGTACGGCCTTTCCATCATCCTCACCCTGGCGATTTTCATCCTCGACCTGCTGACCCCGTCCGGGGTGGTCGAATGGCTGCTCTATGCGGTGCCGTTGGCCTTGACCCTGTCTGCCTCGCGAATCCATGCCCCCCTCTATTGGGCCGGCGTGATCACCCTCTTGATCATCGTGGGATATGCGGTCTCGCCTCCCGGTGTCCTGCCCCTGTATTCCGCCATCAATCGATTGCTGGGCATCGGTCTCATGTGGGCCTTTGCGGTCGCGCTCGTCAGCCGTCGACTGACTCAGGTCCAGGCCGCAGCGACCCGCGAGCAGATGGCACACGAGTTGACTGTGGTGCAGGCGGAGCGGACCCAAGCCGAGTCGGCCAAGGAAGCGGCCGTACAGGCGAGGGCCCATGCCGAGGCGGCGGTGCTGGGGGCGGTGGCCGGCCAGCGGCGGGCTGAAGAGGAAACGCTTGAGGAGCGGCTTCGGCTCGAAGGGGTCGTCCAATCGGCCATGGATGCCATCATCACCATCGACGAAGCGGAACGCATCATCCTCTTTAATCAGGCGGCCGAACAGATGTTCAAGTGGCAAGCCGATGAGGTGCTGGGACAACCGCTGAATCAGCTCATCCCCGAGCGGTTTCGTGCGGCCCATACGGAACACATCAGACAGTTCGGCCGCTCCTGCATCACGAATCGTCAGATGGGTGCGTTGGGCATGGTGGTGGGCCTGCGGGCCGATGGAATCGAATTTCCCATCGAGGCGGCGATCTCGCAAGTCGCGGTGAGCGGACATCGGTACTATACGGTCATTCTTCGCGACATCACCGGACGGCGGCGATTGGAGCAGGAACTCGCGGAACGTGAGGCGCTCTTGCGCGCCATCGTCGAGGCGGAACCGGAGTGCGTGAAGGTGCTGGATCTCAATGGGGTCGTTCGGACCATCAATGCGGCGGGATTGGCCATGGTTGGGGCGAGCGGGACGCAGGAGATAGTGGGCACGGACGCGTGCGACCTGGTGGCCGACGAGTTTCGGCCTGCGTTTCGATCGCTGATCCGGCAGGCCGGGCTGGGAACCGCCGGACGACTTCAATTTGAGATGGTGGGACTGAAAGGCCGGCGGCGGTGGCTGGAAACGCACGCCGTTCCGCTGTCGGGCGTGGACGGCGCCATCCACGCGGTGCTGGGGGTGACACGCGACGTGACGGAGCAGAAAAAGGCCGAGACACTCTTGCGCCAGAGCGAGGAGCGGTACCGGCGGCTGCTGGCGGTGCTGCCGGATGCGATCCTAGTCATCCGCGGCGACCGCATCATTTATCTGAATGAGCAGGGCCAGCGGTTGTTCGGGCGGACTCTGCCGGCGGATCTGATGGGCAAGTCACCCTACGATCTGTTGCATCAATCCTGCCATGACTCCGTGCGAGCACGGCTCCGGCACCTGCTTGAAACGGGCAGCACGTTTCCCGAGGAGGAGGCGCAGATCGTCCGTTGCGATGGGACCGTCGTGGACGTCGGGCTCAGCGCGTCGTACTTCAGGGATGAGGAGGGCGGCGGGATTTTGCTGCTGTTGCGCGACATTACCGAGCGCAAACTGGCCGAGCAGCGGGTGCGGGAAAGCGAAGAGCGCCTGCAAAGCCTACTCGATGCGATGGAGGATGTCGTCTGGTCCTCAGCGTTGGACCTTTCCGCCATCTATTACATCAGTCCGTCGGCGGCGCAAATCTATGGCCGCCCGGCGGAAGATTTCATCCGGCAGCCTGGTCTATGGACGGAGCTGATTCACGCGGAGGACCGCCCGTCGATCGAGCGGGCTCTGCAGGACCTCCGGACGACCGGAGAATTCGATGTGGAATATCGGGTTGGCTTGCTCAACGGAGAAACCCGCTGGGTGCATGATCGGCGGCGCATTATCAAGGACGAGGCGGGGCGGCCGCTGCGGATCGACGGGATCGCCACCGACATCACGGAACGGAAGCATTTGCAGGCGCAGTTGCGGCGCACCGAGCGTGTGGCGGAATTGGGAACGGTGGCGTCCGGCATGGCCCATGAGATCGGGACGCCGATGAATGTGATCCTGGGGCGAGCCGAATATCTCATGGAGCGCACGAAAGAAGAATCGGTCAAGAAGGGTCTGCAGACCATCGTGAGTCAGGTGGAACGGATTACGAGAGTGATGAGTCAGCTCCTGGCCTTTGCCCGGCGCCGCCCGGTCGAACATCGGGCTCTGGATCTGCGCCAGACGATCGAAGACAACTTGGAGATTTTTCAAGAGCGGCTGGCGCATAACGACATCACCGCGGAAACCGAGTTCGCGGACGACTGCCCGTTGGTGCATGCGGACGGCGATCAGATGAGCCAGGTCTTGATCAATCTCGTGATGAACGCCATCCATGCCATGCCTACCGGCGGCCGATTACGTGTGGCCCTGGCTCCGGATCGTGGGGTGGTGAAGTTGACCGTGGCTGATACCGGACATGGCATGCCGAGGGACATCATCGCCAAGATCTTCGACCCGTTCTTTACCACCAAGGAGTTCGGCAAGGGGACCGGGCTTGGGTTGACGGTGGTCAAGGGCATCATTGAGGAGCATGGTGGAACCATTCAGGTTGAGAGCGAGCCGGACCAGGGGACCAGGTTCACGATCTGCCTCCCTCTCCATGCGGACAAGGGGGCCGTCACCTCGTAA
- a CDS encoding efflux RND transporter periplasmic adaptor subunit, whose product MDDQPSELDQRQTSPAAPVVLTPVPIVQGQGQKQVVVLTPQSATGRKRRRLLMLGGLGILLVLGVGLWYWSNGTVTHLYKTLPVDRGPITSLITATGAVNPVISVQVGSQVSGKIARIYADFNSVVREGQVLASIDQKPYQAKVSQAKAALKSALANLAKARNMVAQRKLELDRIATLRAQQFVAQSDLDLARTSHRDAEAQVDLTQAQVDQAKATLASAELDLGYTTIISPVNGTVVSRNVEEGQTVVASFQTPTLFVIAQDLTRMQVIANVSESDIGGVTEGKSADFRVDAYPRESFHGTVTQVRNAPISIQNVVTYDVVISVENPDLKLKPGMTANITIVTARNENALRTPNAALRFRMPGATTDRKTPQVWIHTMNGRVRPEPITVGIADSLYTEIQSGGVHEGDEVVVGLATPDNNTQEKLPPGFEIGPKMR is encoded by the coding sequence ATGGATGACCAACCGTCGGAACTGGACCAGCGGCAGACCTCGCCCGCTGCCCCGGTCGTGTTGACTCCCGTTCCGATAGTGCAAGGCCAGGGCCAGAAACAGGTCGTCGTCCTGACCCCCCAGTCTGCGACCGGCCGCAAGCGGCGGCGCCTCCTCATGTTGGGCGGTCTCGGTATCCTGCTCGTGCTGGGAGTGGGGCTGTGGTACTGGTCCAACGGGACCGTCACCCATCTCTACAAAACACTGCCGGTCGATCGCGGGCCCATCACATCGCTGATTACGGCCACCGGCGCAGTGAATCCGGTCATCTCGGTTCAAGTGGGCAGCCAAGTATCCGGCAAGATTGCTCGCATTTATGCCGACTTCAACTCCGTGGTCCGGGAAGGCCAGGTCCTGGCGTCGATCGATCAGAAGCCCTACCAGGCGAAGGTCAGTCAGGCCAAGGCCGCGCTGAAAAGCGCCCTGGCCAACTTGGCCAAGGCCCGCAACATGGTCGCGCAACGCAAACTCGAGCTGGACCGCATCGCCACCCTGCGCGCCCAGCAGTTTGTCGCGCAATCCGACCTGGACCTGGCTCGGACCAGCCATCGCGACGCGGAAGCGCAGGTGGATCTCACGCAGGCTCAGGTCGACCAGGCGAAGGCCACGCTGGCCTCGGCGGAGCTGGATCTCGGGTACACGACCATCATTTCGCCGGTAAACGGCACGGTCGTGTCACGCAATGTGGAGGAGGGGCAGACCGTCGTGGCGAGTTTCCAAACACCCACGCTGTTCGTCATCGCCCAGGATCTGACCCGCATGCAGGTCATCGCCAACGTCAGCGAGTCCGACATCGGAGGCGTCACGGAAGGAAAGTCGGCGGACTTCCGCGTCGATGCCTACCCGCGGGAGTCGTTCCACGGCACCGTGACGCAGGTGAGAAACGCTCCCATCAGCATCCAGAACGTAGTGACCTATGACGTGGTCATCTCCGTGGAAAATCCGGACCTGAAGCTCAAACCCGGCATGACCGCCAACATTACGATCGTCACCGCGCGCAACGAAAACGCCCTGCGAACGCCGAACGCGGCCTTGCGGTTCCGTATGCCCGGGGCAACGACGGACCGTAAGACGCCCCAGGTGTGGATCCACACCATGAATGGGCGCGTCCGACCCGAGCCCATCACCGTCGGGATCGCGGATTCGTTGTATACGGAGATCCAGTCCGGAGGGGTACACGAGGGCGATGAGGTGGTCGTAGGCCTGGCCACACCGGACAACAATACACAGGAAAAACTTCCGCCGGGTTTCGAAATCGGGCCGAAGATGCGTTAA
- a CDS encoding response regulator, translating into MEQGRPAVLLVVEDDKDMRSLLCDELWGEGYQLREAATGDEGLAAVMRAAPDLIVTDLKMPAGGFDYVHRLRVCAPNCPIIVMSAFGDARTRQEALSHGATAYFDKPLRLSELKVTVKQLLKNMEGSQGSRLPH; encoded by the coding sequence ATGGAGCAGGGGAGGCCAGCCGTCCTACTGGTCGTGGAAGATGACAAGGATATGCGTAGCCTGCTCTGCGACGAGTTGTGGGGGGAGGGATACCAACTCAGGGAGGCTGCCACCGGGGATGAAGGGTTGGCGGCAGTCATGCGAGCCGCGCCGGATCTGATCGTCACCGACCTCAAGATGCCTGCCGGCGGCTTTGACTACGTGCATCGGCTGAGGGTGTGCGCCCCGAATTGCCCCATTATTGTCATGTCGGCCTTTGGGGATGCGCGGACCAGGCAGGAGGCGTTGAGCCATGGCGCGACCGCCTATTTCGACAAGCCGCTCCGGCTTTCCGAACTGAAGGTGACGGTGAAACAATTGCTCAAAAACATGGAGGGATCGCAGGGGAGCCGCCTCCCCCATTGA
- a CDS encoding sigma-54-dependent Fis family transcriptional regulator — MAGSSSQIPAAPPFSDPILAARLEALKQLADGLTDRVAVMDRDLNVVYANEQAWGEGGSPIAKPAKCYEAFVQLEDPCGICPATTVFETREVRTISCASSGDGTACGMHQAFPLMSASGEVGSVLVLFHKRPDKESLSARAIQSSGRARPERTDGRLGEIVGASPAMNQLFDMIRLVADSVATVLIHGESGTGKELVARTIHQTSYRRDKPFVVVDCGALPETLLESELFGHVKGAFTGAATSKPGLFEEADGGTVFLDEIADTSPTFQAKLLRVLQEGEIKRVGGTQPIKIDVRVISATNKDLTDLVRAKAFRQDLYYRLAVLPVHLPPLRERREDIPLLVSKFVMDSCQRHRQPQRSVGEEVMRALTAAPWPGNVRELQHYIERAVVTTTHGELTCADLVAMGASMENTDFRTAVRDATRQAERVRILQALQQVSGNRVKAARLLKISRAGLYNKLRELEIE; from the coding sequence ATGGCCGGATCATCATCACAAATTCCCGCAGCTCCTCCCTTTTCCGATCCTATTCTTGCCGCTCGACTCGAAGCTCTGAAACAGCTGGCGGATGGTCTGACCGATCGTGTCGCCGTCATGGATCGAGACCTCAATGTCGTGTATGCCAACGAACAGGCATGGGGCGAGGGTGGAAGCCCCATCGCCAAGCCGGCCAAGTGCTATGAGGCCTTCGTTCAACTGGAAGATCCCTGCGGCATCTGTCCGGCCACGACGGTGTTTGAGACTCGAGAGGTGCGTACCATTTCCTGCGCCAGTTCCGGCGATGGGACGGCTTGCGGGATGCATCAGGCGTTTCCGCTGATGTCGGCCTCCGGGGAAGTGGGGTCCGTGTTGGTGCTCTTCCATAAGCGGCCTGACAAGGAGTCCCTCTCGGCCCGCGCGATCCAGTCCTCTGGTCGGGCGCGGCCTGAGCGAACGGATGGGCGTCTTGGCGAGATCGTCGGAGCCAGCCCGGCCATGAATCAATTGTTCGACATGATCCGCCTGGTGGCAGACAGCGTGGCGACAGTGTTGATCCATGGTGAAAGCGGGACCGGCAAGGAGTTGGTGGCGCGGACGATCCATCAGACGAGTTACCGGCGAGACAAACCATTTGTCGTGGTGGATTGTGGAGCGCTTCCTGAAACGCTGCTGGAAAGCGAGCTGTTCGGTCACGTCAAAGGCGCGTTTACGGGCGCTGCCACCTCGAAGCCGGGCCTCTTCGAAGAGGCGGATGGGGGCACGGTGTTCTTGGACGAGATCGCCGATACCTCACCGACCTTTCAGGCCAAACTCCTTCGGGTGTTGCAGGAAGGCGAGATCAAGCGCGTCGGGGGCACGCAACCGATCAAGATCGATGTGCGCGTCATCTCGGCGACCAATAAGGATCTGACCGATCTGGTCCGGGCCAAGGCCTTTCGGCAAGACCTCTATTATCGGCTGGCCGTTCTTCCGGTTCATTTGCCGCCGTTACGAGAACGGAGAGAGGACATTCCGCTCTTGGTGTCCAAGTTCGTCATGGACTCTTGCCAGAGACACCGCCAGCCCCAGCGTTCGGTCGGGGAGGAGGTGATGCGGGCCTTGACGGCCGCGCCCTGGCCGGGGAATGTCCGGGAACTGCAGCACTACATCGAACGTGCGGTCGTGACGACCACCCATGGCGAACTCACCTGTGCGGACCTGGTGGCCATGGGAGCGTCGATGGAGAATACGGATTTTCGGACTGCGGTGCGGGACGCCACTCGCCAGGCCGAACGGGTGCGGATTCTCCAGGCGCTTCAGCAGGTATCCGGTAACCGAGTGAAGGCGGCTCGCTTGCTCAAGATCAGCCGTGCCGGCCTTTATAACAAACTGCGCGAATTAGAGATCGAGTAG
- a CDS encoding mechanosensitive ion channel family protein, whose translation MRRGIHCVLLVCVLGFPGISPAQVHPPTTSLTAEVPGGQTREAPVIYQGESLFTLHQKVGSFTPQDRANAIRDRLTQIANAPFTNFDAITIAETEHGTDIALDSMVLLTVTDGDARPYGRHRQDLAREYAGKLRTVLHKAHKELSLETLLMEGALAVAATAVLAAILLTFHKVFPKIHHRIKRWEGSYIKAVKIQRVEVFSAETLTRQVIAVANGVRFALTIVIVYVYLTTVLGLFPWTRQLATKLVQAVVATLTTIAQAFLSALPDFAAIIVIIMVTRYVIKLIQMVFNGIQRGAITFAGFHRDWADPTFKIIRFLVIAFAAIAIFPYIPGSQSEAFRGVSVFLGVLFSLGSAGAVSNAIAGIILTYMRPFQLGDRVKIADTVGDVTEKTLLVTRIRTIKNVDITVPNSLILGAHIINYSSTSLSAPPLILNTSVTIGHDTSWRTVHNLLKNAALATRNILSDPEPFVLQTALNDFYVTYELNAYTGAPNQMAVTYSDLHQNIQDTFNEAGVEIMSPHYAQVRDGNKTTIPEDYLPATYQAPALPPATCCSAW comes from the coding sequence ATGAGGCGAGGGATTCACTGCGTGTTGCTGGTGTGCGTCCTCGGCTTCCCCGGCATTTCCCCCGCCCAGGTGCATCCGCCGACGACCTCACTTACCGCAGAAGTTCCGGGAGGGCAGACCCGCGAAGCGCCGGTGATCTATCAAGGTGAATCTTTATTCACGCTCCATCAGAAAGTCGGATCCTTCACGCCACAGGATCGCGCCAACGCAATTCGAGATCGCCTGACACAGATTGCTAACGCGCCGTTCACGAACTTCGACGCGATTACCATCGCCGAAACCGAACACGGGACCGACATCGCACTCGACAGCATGGTGCTGCTCACGGTGACCGATGGCGATGCCAGACCTTACGGCCGGCACCGACAGGACCTGGCCCGGGAGTATGCCGGCAAACTGCGCACGGTGCTGCACAAGGCACACAAAGAGCTGAGCCTGGAAACATTGCTCATGGAAGGTGCCCTGGCGGTGGCGGCGACCGCGGTGTTAGCAGCGATCCTGTTGACGTTCCACAAGGTATTTCCCAAGATTCACCACCGCATCAAGCGCTGGGAGGGTAGTTACATCAAGGCGGTCAAGATCCAGCGGGTTGAAGTCTTTTCTGCTGAGACACTCACGCGGCAGGTCATCGCAGTCGCCAACGGTGTGCGATTCGCGCTAACTATCGTGATCGTCTATGTCTATCTCACGACCGTGCTGGGCCTCTTCCCCTGGACACGACAACTCGCCACCAAGCTGGTGCAGGCCGTGGTCGCAACGCTCACGACCATCGCCCAGGCCTTCCTCAGCGCCCTGCCCGACTTTGCGGCAATCATCGTCATCATCATGGTGACGCGGTACGTCATCAAGTTGATTCAGATGGTGTTCAACGGTATCCAGCGGGGAGCGATCACTTTTGCCGGCTTCCATCGCGATTGGGCCGACCCGACGTTCAAGATCATCCGCTTCCTCGTCATCGCGTTTGCAGCCATCGCCATATTTCCATACATCCCCGGATCCCAATCGGAAGCCTTCCGCGGCGTCTCGGTCTTCCTCGGAGTCTTGTTCTCCCTGGGCTCGGCAGGCGCCGTCAGCAATGCAATCGCCGGCATTATCCTCACCTACATGCGTCCCTTCCAACTCGGAGATCGCGTCAAAATAGCCGACACCGTCGGCGACGTGACGGAGAAAACATTGCTCGTCACCCGCATTCGAACCATCAAGAACGTCGACATCACCGTTCCCAATTCACTGATTCTCGGCGCACATATCATCAACTACAGTTCCACATCCCTGTCTGCCCCTCCTCTCATCCTCAACACGTCGGTGACCATCGGGCATGACACCTCGTGGCGGACGGTCCATAACCTACTCAAGAACGCCGCACTGGCAACCAGAAATATTCTCTCAGACCCGGAGCCGTTTGTGTTGCAAACCGCGCTCAATGACTTTTATGTGACGTACGAGTTGAATGCCTATACCGGCGCCCCAAACCAGATGGCCGTCACCTACTCGGACCTCCACCAGAACATTCAGGACACCTTTAATGAAGCCGGGGTGGAGATCATGTCTCCGCACTACGCGCAGGTGCGCGACGGCAACAAAACCACGATCCCGGAAGACTATTTGCCTGCAACCTATCAAGCGCCCGCACTTCCACCTGCCACCTGCTGTTCCGCGTGGTAG